A single region of the Montipora capricornis isolate CH-2021 chromosome 13, ASM3666992v2, whole genome shotgun sequence genome encodes:
- the LOC138028661 gene encoding uncharacterized protein, with product MQNEFEDGYSELQDGHTFYPPRKRIRISEQGEKRTENNQSLSMESELSESFHFTQWRKYQIAKCREIQCKSTFGENSGTDLSCQNSYEGNSCKVDCKGEETEFSETPSFQFTQCAKQQVEICHKIQNSKQLCDIPGVELHDSYKLNSLSEGCLGKKNLIGDSSDFPGLFSNWNKICLRTSSSPYIKFNKENKSSDSDSDQSAQSKKVRISK from the coding sequence AtgcaaaatgaatttgaagATGGTTACAGTGAACTGCAAGATGGCCACACTTTCTACCCTCCTCGTAAAAGAATCCGCATTTCAGAACAAGGagaaaaaaggacagaaaacaaCCAGTCCTTGTCTATGGAAAGTGAATTGAGCGAGTCCTTTCATTTTACTCAGTGGAGAAAATATCAAATAGCAAAGTGCAGAGAAATTCAATGCAAAAGTACCTTTGGGGAAAATTCTGGTACAGATCTAAGCTGCCAGAACAGTTATGAGGGAAATTCATGTAAAGTGGACTGCAAAGGTGAAGAAACAGAATTTTCAGAGACCCCATCATTTCAGTTTACTCAATGTGCAAAACAGCAAGTTGAAATATGCCATAAAATTCAGAATTCAAAGCAACTATGTGACATTCCTGGAGTGGAACTACATGATTCTTACAAGTTAAACTCACTTTCAGAGGGTTGtttgggaaagaaaaatttaataGGTGATAGCTCGGATTTTCCTGGTCTGTTTTCAAATTGGAATAAGATCTGCTTGAGAACATCTTCAAGCCCTTATATAAAATTtaataaggaaaataaaagctctgatagtgatagtgatcaGTCAGCCCAAAGCAAAAAAGTAAGAatttctaaataa